A genomic stretch from Marinobacter fonticola includes:
- the rpsU gene encoding 30S ribosomal protein S21 produces MPAVKVKENEPFDVALRRFKRSCEKAGILSEVRRREHYEKPTAVRKRKAAAAVKRHLKKLQREQRKFERLY; encoded by the coding sequence ATGCCAGCTGTCAAAGTGAAAGAGAATGAGCCATTCGACGTAGCGCTGCGTCGCTTCAAGCGGTCTTGCGAAAAGGCCGGCATTCTGTCCGAAGTGCGTCGTCGCGAGCACTACGAGAAGCCGACTGCCGTTCGCAAGCGCAAAGCTGCAGCTGCCGTCAAGCGCCATCTCAAGAAGCTTCAGCGGGAACAGCGCAAGTTCGAGCGTCTGTACTAA